The nucleotide sequence AACTCCGATTTCAGAAACAAAAGAGGAAGACTTGACGACAGTGACATCGTCAGAGAGAGGTGCTTCATCGACGACGAACAACGGAGTGGTAGAAGCAGAACCCGGCGGTTGTTTCTGCGGGACTATCGATAGAGAAATTACCATCAGATGGAGATCAGAATCTCTGGTTAGTTGTT is from Camelina sativa cultivar DH55 chromosome 20, Cs, whole genome shotgun sequence and encodes:
- the LOC104768645 gene encoding crossover junction endonuclease EME1A-like, which encodes MVISLSIVPQKQPPGSASTTPLFVVDEAPLSDDVTVVKSSSFVSEIGVSSHRESHTFSVDTNIAGAGTADFDGANLTPHVLTILMVPERM